In Methanocaldococcus lauensis, a single genomic region encodes these proteins:
- a CDS encoding cobalt-precorrin-8 methylmutase, giving the protein MGAISKDGLNIANKSREIVRKKIKEVLGDKINQFNEKELGIIERVVHATADPEYAKLLVFKNNPIESGIKAIKNKTPIVTDVNMIKVGIRYDNVHCYIDHPKVYDVAKKEGITRAMASMRFAKDLIDGGIVVIGNSPTALFEVIRLIKEENIKPKLVIGVPVGFVQASESKENLRKLDIPNITTIGPKGGTPVAVSIINGIIAYAKDERA; this is encoded by the coding sequence ATGGGGGCAATATCAAAAGATGGCTTAAACATTGCTAATAAATCAAGAGAAATCGTTAGAAAAAAAATAAAAGAAGTTTTAGGAGATAAAATAAATCAATTTAATGAGAAAGAATTAGGAATTATTGAGAGGGTAGTTCATGCTACTGCAGATCCAGAATACGCAAAACTTTTAGTTTTTAAAAATAATCCAATAGAGAGTGGAATTAAAGCAATAAAAAACAAAACTCCAATAGTTACTGATGTGAATATGATTAAAGTTGGAATAAGGTATGATAATGTTCATTGCTATATAGATCATCCAAAAGTTTATGATGTTGCTAAAAAAGAAGGAATTACAAGGGCTATGGCATCAATGAGGTTTGCCAAAGATTTAATAGATGGAGGAATTGTTGTTATAGGAAATTCTCCAACTGCACTATTTGAAGTAATAAGATTAATTAAAGAGGAAAATATAAAGCCAAAATTAGTTATTGGCGTTCCTGTTGGTTTTGTCCAAGCGTCAGAATCTAAGGAAAATCTTAGGAAGTTAGATATTCCAAATATAACAACTATAGGCCCAAAAGGAGGAACTCCTGTGGCAGTTTCTATAATAAATGGAATAATTGCATACGCAAAAGATGAGAGGGCTTAA
- the thiI gene encoding tRNA uracil 4-sulfurtransferase ThiI produces the protein MEILVRYGEIGLKSEVIRKNLIEILRKNIIKLFRKYEIDVDVKILHWRLLVKVNTKGKEELAIKLLKKVPGIVSYSPVYVCPLNINEIVNYAVQIIRKKLKEINKEKITFAVKTKRSNKSFPYTSPEVNRIVGEAIVEKLGLEVDLTNPDIVLGIEILKDNAYLFTEKYEGFGGLPVGSQGKVLCLISDGIDSPVAAFMMIRRGCNVVLLHLKMNEESLNKVRKIVEVLSDYDTQLEFVVYDYKKDIEDIVEKLKSIKKENYTCIFCKRKMLKIAEKYAKYLGCNAIVTGDNLGQVASQTLKNLKVIDDVINYLTLRPLIGFDKDDIVKIAKDIETYDISTEKEIKCPYLPKHPKTIAKIEEIKKIKEKVKLI, from the coding sequence ATGGAAATCTTAGTTAGATATGGGGAGATTGGATTAAAATCTGAAGTTATAAGAAAAAATTTAATAGAAATTTTAAGAAAAAACATTATAAAATTATTTAGAAAGTATGAAATTGATGTAGATGTTAAAATACTGCATTGGAGATTGTTAGTTAAAGTAAATACAAAAGGTAAGGAGGAATTAGCAATAAAATTATTAAAAAAAGTTCCGGGCATTGTTTCATATAGCCCTGTTTATGTGTGTCCTTTAAACATTAACGAAATTGTTAATTATGCAGTTCAAATAATAAGGAAGAAATTAAAAGAGATTAATAAAGAAAAAATAACCTTTGCTGTTAAAACTAAGAGAAGTAACAAAAGTTTTCCATACACATCTCCAGAAGTTAATAGAATAGTTGGAGAGGCAATAGTCGAAAAACTTGGATTGGAAGTAGATCTAACTAATCCAGACATTGTTTTAGGAATTGAGATTTTAAAAGATAATGCCTATTTATTTACAGAAAAGTATGAAGGATTTGGAGGATTGCCAGTAGGTAGTCAAGGAAAAGTTTTATGTTTAATCTCTGATGGTATAGACAGTCCAGTAGCGGCATTTATGATGATTAGAAGAGGTTGTAATGTAGTATTATTACACTTGAAGATGAATGAAGAATCTTTAAACAAAGTTAGAAAAATTGTCGAGGTTTTAAGTGATTACGACACTCAATTAGAATTTGTTGTCTATGACTACAAAAAAGACATTGAAGATATAGTAGAAAAGTTAAAGAGCATTAAAAAGGAAAACTATACATGCATATTTTGTAAAAGAAAGATGTTAAAAATTGCAGAAAAGTATGCTAAATACTTAGGTTGCAATGCTATAGTTACTGGAGATAATTTAGGACAAGTAGCTTCACAAACATTAAAAAACCTTAAAGTTATTGATGATGTAATAAATTATTTAACTTTGAGACCTTTAATTGGTTTTGATAAAGATGATATTGTAAAAATTGCCAAAGATATTGAAACTTATGATATATCAACTGAAAAAGAAATAAAATGTCCTTATCTCCCAAAGCATCCAAAAACTATTGCTAAAATAGAAGAAATTAAAAAAATTAAAGAGAAGGTTAAACTTATATAA